Proteins from a genomic interval of Chroococcidiopsis thermalis PCC 7203:
- a CDS encoding ATP-binding cassette domain-containing protein, giving the protein MLLAPKKIQSWKLLWNLICYQPKLYTTDSLLWILIMGLPAIPGLIIREFFDSLTGKAQFGLTPLVWILLLLALSLGHIGTIFAGRITKTQHRFTMSSLLRRNLLERLLNNPTAQPVIVNSDVEKAVSQGEIISYFRDDAEQIEDSVAWVSELLGEGLFTVLCLVILLSVNVQMTLFVFLPLVGTIAIIQKAETYIKRYRKASREATEKVTGILGEMFSSVQAIKVAGAEQDVLHHFRTLNDKRHQVMVRDSLLNSLLDSVFQNMTNLGTGLILLLASVLIQRQSSNLTVGDFALFIYNLSFITGFFNSLGRFMALYKQTEVSFERMTALLSGVTADTLVAKKPLYLNNLRGRKPPLPPLEQPQIKESDRLKSLTLSNLTYHYPDTNQGITDISFQLQRGSLTVITGRIGSGKTTLLRVLLGLLPKQSGAIYWNGRLVEDPANFFVPPRSAYTPQIPQLFSYTLRENILLGLEKDDDEIEKALKMAVFEQDLATMNAKMETLVGAKGVRLSGGQLQRLAAARMFIRQPELLVFDDLSSALDVETELALWLRIFNNRSEDNWIPTCLVISHRRSVLSRADQIIVMKSGAIAAQGKLDEIFDKKGQDLNF; this is encoded by the coding sequence ATGTTGTTAGCGCCTAAAAAAATTCAAAGCTGGAAATTATTATGGAACTTAATTTGCTATCAACCTAAACTGTACACAACTGATAGTCTTTTATGGATTTTAATTATGGGTTTGCCTGCAATTCCTGGGTTAATTATTCGGGAATTCTTTGATAGCCTAACAGGTAAAGCACAATTTGGGTTAACACCTTTAGTTTGGATTTTGTTGTTGCTTGCTTTAAGCTTAGGACATATTGGAACCATATTTGCAGGGCGCATAACTAAAACTCAGCACCGTTTTACCATGAGTTCCTTGCTGCGGCGTAACTTATTAGAACGTCTGTTAAACAATCCTACTGCTCAACCTGTAATTGTTAACAGTGACGTGGAAAAAGCTGTATCTCAAGGTGAAATTATTAGTTATTTTCGTGATGATGCCGAGCAAATAGAAGATAGTGTGGCATGGGTATCAGAACTGCTTGGGGAAGGATTATTCACTGTTCTTTGTCTAGTAATTTTATTAAGTGTTAATGTCCAGATGACCTTGTTTGTTTTTCTGCCTTTGGTTGGCACGATCGCGATTATTCAAAAAGCAGAAACTTACATCAAACGATACCGTAAAGCTAGCCGCGAAGCCACAGAAAAAGTGACAGGAATTTTAGGCGAAATGTTTAGTTCAGTGCAAGCAATTAAAGTTGCTGGTGCAGAACAAGATGTGCTGCATCACTTTCGCACTCTCAACGACAAACGCCACCAAGTGATGGTGAGAGATAGCTTATTAAATTCCCTGTTAGATTCAGTATTTCAAAATATGACGAATTTAGGGACAGGGTTAATTTTGCTGCTAGCTTCTGTGTTAATTCAGCGTCAAAGTAGTAATTTGACTGTAGGCGACTTTGCTCTGTTTATTTATAATCTTTCCTTTATCACCGGCTTTTTCAATTCTTTAGGGAGATTCATGGCATTGTACAAGCAAACCGAAGTCTCCTTTGAAAGGATGACGGCTTTGCTTTCTGGTGTGACCGCAGATACTTTAGTGGCTAAAAAGCCACTTTATCTGAATAACCTGCGCGGTCGCAAACCACCACTTCCACCATTAGAACAACCACAAATAAAAGAAAGCGATCGCTTAAAATCATTAACTCTATCTAACCTCACTTATCACTATCCCGATACTAACCAAGGAATAACAGACATCAGCTTTCAGCTACAGCGCGGTAGTTTGACTGTGATTACTGGTCGCATTGGTTCAGGTAAAACTACCCTGCTACGAGTGTTATTAGGATTATTACCCAAGCAATCAGGTGCTATTTATTGGAACGGACGGCTAGTAGAAGACCCTGCTAATTTCTTTGTACCACCTCGTAGTGCTTATACTCCTCAAATTCCCCAACTTTTTAGTTATACACTGAGAGAAAATATTTTACTGGGGTTAGAAAAAGATGATGATGAAATCGAAAAGGCACTAAAAATGGCTGTATTTGAACAAGATTTAGCCACTATGAACGCCAAAATGGAAACTTTAGTAGGAGCAAAAGGAGTTAGGTTATCGGGAGGACAATTGCAACGTTTAGCAGCTGCCCGAATGTTTATTCGTCAACCAGAATTGCTAGTTTTTGATGACCTTTCTAGTGCTTTGGATGTAGAGACAGAATTAGCTTTATGGTTACGAATATTTAATAATAGAAGCGAAGACAATTGGATACCAACTTGTCTTGTGATTTCCCATCGGCGTTCTGTTTTAAGCCGCGCCGACCAAATCATTGTTATGAAATCAGGGGCAATAGCAGCACAAGGAAAGTTAGATGAAATTTTTGATAAGAAAGGTCAAGATTTAAATTTTTGA
- a CDS encoding DUF1636 domain-containing protein, protein MTLHTLFVCTSCSAVFSHDEADDRAEGNQLFLKLLEAQKNNSTYNTLNIQSDSCLWTCKRSCVVTFVCPQKHTYHFVDLTEDCTTDLLQFSQLYEASQDGYVLPGKLPGKLRSHLLARIPPTPETRA, encoded by the coding sequence ATGACACTTCATACCTTATTTGTTTGTACATCGTGCAGTGCTGTTTTTTCTCACGACGAAGCAGACGATCGCGCTGAAGGAAACCAATTATTTCTAAAGTTGCTAGAAGCTCAAAAAAATAATTCTACTTACAACACGCTCAATATTCAGTCTGATAGCTGTTTGTGGACTTGCAAACGCTCTTGTGTTGTTACCTTTGTTTGTCCGCAAAAACATACATACCATTTTGTCGATCTGACTGAAGATTGTACAACTGATTTGTTACAATTCAGCCAGCTTTATGAAGCAAGTCAAGACGGATATGTTTTACCTGGTAAACTACCGGGAAAACTGCGATCCCATCTACTAGCACGTATCCCTCCTACACCTGAGACAAGAGCTTAG
- a CDS encoding iron-siderophore ABC transporter substrate-binding protein: MKIKSPIKLLLLGIVTIVLLWVSHKYLFPQQLQGDRTSPTSQLPVATKVVKHALGETRIPIKPQRIIVLNDIGLLDPVLSLGIKPIGTVSFFPEYDFLFRGVTNDEAAGIEIVGVGNQPNLERVLMLKPDLILMREYQKSAYKQLSAIAPTVVVDLPGLNYSFKENLRFIAQVLGESEKAEQVIAQYYERVKKLQNLIGERLKDIEVSVINLFEGSLIATYSDNETYNQVFQDIGIKLIPTLANQKEGTLVASIELLNKYDADVLFVMNDNQQLLQDFFHNPLLTTLKAAKNNQVYAVQIDRWWTFGFFGVNKLLDDLFKYLVQSYSS; encoded by the coding sequence ATGAAAATCAAGAGTCCCATCAAATTGCTTTTGCTAGGGATTGTTACTATTGTTTTACTTTGGGTAAGTCATAAGTATTTGTTCCCACAGCAACTTCAAGGTGATAGGACTTCACCCACTTCTCAATTACCAGTAGCTACAAAAGTAGTCAAACACGCTTTGGGTGAAACAAGAATTCCTATCAAGCCACAGCGAATAATTGTATTAAATGATATTGGTCTTTTAGACCCCGTGCTATCTCTGGGTATCAAACCAATTGGTACAGTAAGTTTTTTTCCAGAATACGACTTTTTATTCCGTGGTGTAACCAATGATGAAGCGGCTGGGATCGAAATAGTAGGTGTGGGAAATCAGCCTAATTTGGAAAGAGTTCTCATGCTCAAACCCGATTTAATTTTGATGCGTGAATACCAGAAAAGCGCCTACAAACAATTATCAGCGATCGCACCTACAGTTGTTGTAGATTTGCCAGGTCTGAATTATTCTTTTAAAGAAAATCTTCGCTTTATTGCTCAAGTGTTAGGTGAGAGTGAAAAGGCAGAACAAGTCATCGCTCAATACTACGAACGAGTCAAAAAGTTACAAAATTTAATAGGCGAGCGTCTCAAAGATATAGAAGTATCAGTGATTAATCTTTTTGAAGGAAGTCTCATCGCTACATATTCAGATAATGAAACTTATAATCAAGTTTTCCAAGACATTGGTATCAAACTTATACCTACGCTAGCAAATCAAAAAGAAGGGACTTTAGTAGCAAGTATCGAGCTATTAAACAAGTATGATGCTGATGTTTTATTTGTCATGAATGATAATCAGCAATTGCTCCAGGATTTTTTTCATAATCCTCTTTTAACTACACTCAAAGCAGCAAAAAATAATCAAGTGTATGCAGTCCAAATAGATAGATGGTGGACATTCGGATTTTTTGGAGTCAATAAGCTACTTGATGATTTGTTTAAATATCTGGTTCAGTCATACTCTTCGTGA
- a CDS encoding TonB-dependent siderophore receptor encodes MKLVLLLKSLIFTGSFALLLATPALSQELQHSKKQQETTFTDRNATYKKTKTQPHRLARKTSQHSGKNIQKLAQATEVVQVTGVKLKQLDKQLEIILESPQSEQLKPLNKSEGNNFIVDIPNAQLRLSTGNAFTQEKPFTGITAVSVTNLDANTVRVTVTGEASAPTVELFDDNESLIFGVTPTTSASQTPPAEQRSSEARSEESTAKTPEDEEPIEIVVRGEQDTYRVPEASGATRTDTPVRDIPQSIQVIPRQVLEDQQVIRLTDAIRNVSGVVEGDTFGGTNDNVNIRGFDFNSTFRDGLREVGFALRELADIEQIEVVKGPASVLYGNAEPGGIINLVTKKPLNIPYYSADFSAGNFDYYRSAIDLSGPLDDRDEILLYRLNAAYENAGSFRDFVNSERFFVGPVFEFKLGDRTNILFNVSYVNDERTFDQGIVAFGQGIADIPYSRFLGEPGDERTTQEVNIGYRLEHRFNDNLTLRNAFRYTSQDTADYRAQPLEVDEETGELTRNFRSNDDYREAYLLQTDLVGEFATGSIEHTLLFGLELARQKSNGSQSRLPEGLTPSINIFDPVYNVIPRPALSELTDVVRDGKDKVDTLGIYLQDQIALSNNFKLLLGGRFDILDRDVFDRLSDTRTLQYDEAFSPRIGVVYQPIEPISLYASYSRSFAPNSAQRADSTFLPPERGTQYEVGIKADFNEKFAATLAAYQITKTNIATPDPNDPDGFSIPIGEQRSRGIELDVTGEILPGWNIIAAYGYTDAEITESSDSPDAPIVGSRVPKVPEHKASLWTTYQLLRGDLEGLGFGLGLYYLSDRVGGDIPTLTSDDTFTLPSYLRTDATIYYKRDNWRAAINFENIFGVRYIESFNFGRNTVIPGAPFTVVGTLSIEF; translated from the coding sequence ATGAAACTAGTGCTGTTGCTTAAAAGCTTAATATTTACAGGCTCATTTGCTTTATTGTTAGCAACTCCCGCTTTAAGTCAAGAACTACAACATTCTAAAAAGCAGCAAGAAACAACTTTTACCGATCGAAATGCGACTTATAAAAAAACTAAAACTCAACCTCATAGACTGGCAAGAAAGACATCACAACACAGCGGCAAAAATATTCAAAAGCTAGCTCAAGCAACGGAAGTTGTACAAGTTACCGGAGTCAAACTCAAGCAACTCGATAAGCAACTTGAGATAATTTTAGAATCACCTCAAAGCGAACAGTTGAAACCTCTCAACAAAAGTGAGGGGAATAATTTTATTGTAGATATTCCCAATGCTCAATTACGTCTATCGACTGGTAACGCATTCACTCAAGAAAAACCATTTACAGGAATTACAGCAGTTTCCGTAACAAACTTAGATGCGAATACAGTTCGGGTAACGGTGACAGGTGAAGCAAGTGCGCCAACTGTAGAGTTGTTTGATGATAATGAAAGTTTAATTTTTGGGGTGACACCAACTACATCCGCTAGTCAGACACCACCAGCAGAACAACGTTCTAGTGAGGCTCGTTCAGAAGAATCCACAGCTAAGACACCTGAAGATGAAGAACCTATTGAGATAGTTGTAAGAGGTGAACAAGATACATATCGTGTGCCAGAAGCATCAGGGGCTACTAGAACCGATACCCCAGTTCGTGACATTCCCCAGTCAATTCAGGTAATCCCAAGACAAGTTCTAGAAGACCAACAAGTCATTCGGCTCACAGACGCAATTCGTAACGTTAGTGGTGTTGTAGAAGGCGATACTTTTGGTGGAACAAATGACAATGTAAATATTAGAGGTTTTGATTTTAATTCTACTTTTCGTGATGGTTTAAGGGAGGTCGGCTTTGCATTGCGAGAACTTGCCGATATTGAGCAGATAGAAGTTGTTAAAGGTCCAGCTTCTGTATTATATGGAAATGCTGAACCAGGAGGAATCATTAATTTAGTTACGAAAAAACCTCTGAATATCCCTTATTATTCGGCTGATTTCTCAGCAGGCAACTTCGATTACTACCGTTCTGCTATTGATTTATCTGGACCTCTCGACGATCGAGATGAAATATTACTGTATAGACTGAATGCTGCTTATGAGAATGCTGGTAGCTTCAGGGATTTTGTCAATAGTGAGCGATTCTTTGTCGGACCAGTGTTTGAGTTTAAACTGGGCGATCGCACTAACATATTGTTTAATGTTAGTTATGTCAACGACGAGCGCACATTTGACCAGGGCATAGTTGCTTTTGGTCAAGGAATTGCTGACATTCCCTATAGTAGATTCTTGGGCGAACCAGGAGATGAACGTACAACACAAGAGGTAAATATTGGTTATCGCCTAGAACATCGCTTCAACGACAACTTAACCCTCCGCAATGCCTTTCGCTACACTTCACAAGATACTGCTGATTACCGCGCCCAGCCTCTAGAGGTGGACGAAGAAACTGGCGAATTAACACGCAACTTCCGTTCCAATGATGATTACCGTGAAGCCTACTTGCTTCAAACGGATCTTGTTGGTGAGTTTGCGACGGGTTCAATCGAACACACACTCTTGTTTGGGCTTGAACTCGCTCGGCAAAAGAGCAATGGTTCACAGAGCCGACTACCTGAAGGGCTAACTCCATCTATCAATATTTTCGACCCAGTTTACAACGTTATTCCTAGACCTGCGCTTTCTGAACTCACCGATGTAGTTCGAGATGGTAAGGATAAGGTTGATACACTAGGTATTTATTTACAAGATCAGATAGCACTTTCAAACAATTTCAAGTTACTGCTGGGTGGTCGTTTTGACATTCTCGATCGAGACGTGTTCGATCGCCTTTCAGATACTCGTACTCTTCAGTATGACGAAGCGTTCAGCCCTCGAATTGGTGTTGTTTACCAGCCAATTGAACCCATTTCACTTTATGCCAGTTATAGTCGCTCGTTTGCCCCGAATTCTGCCCAACGTGCTGATTCTACGTTTTTGCCACCTGAGCGCGGAACTCAGTATGAAGTGGGGATCAAAGCAGATTTTAATGAAAAATTTGCAGCGACTTTAGCAGCTTATCAAATTACTAAAACAAATATTGCTACACCCGATCCAAATGACCCTGATGGTTTTAGCATTCCTATTGGAGAGCAGAGAAGCCGAGGAATTGAACTAGATGTAACTGGTGAAATTTTGCCTGGATGGAATATCATCGCTGCTTACGGTTATACCGATGCTGAAATCACAGAAAGTAGTGATTCTCCTGATGCTCCTATAGTGGGTTCTAGAGTCCCCAAAGTACCCGAACACAAAGCAAGCCTATGGACAACTTATCAATTGCTCCGAGGTGATTTGGAAGGTTTAGGTTTTGGCTTGGGACTATATTACCTTTCAGATAGAGTAGGTGGTGACATTCCTACCCTCACATCTGATGATACTTTCACATTACCTAGTTATCTGCGAACTGATGCTACAATTTATTACAAGCGTGATAACTGGAGAGCCGCAATTAATTTTGAAAACATCTTTGGTGTCAGGTATATTGAGTCATTTAACTTTGGCAGAAACACAGTTATTCCCGGCGCACCGTTCACGGTGGTAGGGACACTTTCGATTGAATTTTAG